In Aegilops tauschii subsp. strangulata cultivar AL8/78 chromosome 3, Aet v6.0, whole genome shotgun sequence, one genomic interval encodes:
- the LOC109777495 gene encoding uncharacterized protein, with translation MIQECPDFRDLDPSDILERLNTHEFQLSEKRDIYGPNYGQSHALKAKDVSSSEEQSNCSSDDPEDIGKELAMLVRKFQKFSKKNHFGKSSRSSSKNDEASSHDYKKRTCHKCKKPGGAIATPLAADTGAGDVGGEQH, from the exons atgattcaagaatgcCCCGACTTCAGAGATCTCGATCCATCtgatatacttgagaggctcaacacacatgagttccagttgTCTGAGAAGAGAGATATCTATGGCCCCAACTATGGCCAATCCcatgctttgaaggcaaaagatgtttcctcatctgaagaacaATCTAACTGCAGTTCTGATGATCCTGAAGATATTGGCAAAGAGCTAGCAATGCTTGTGAGAAAGTTCCAGAAGTTCTCCAAGAAGAATCACTTTGGAAAGTCTTCAAGATCTAGTTCCAAGAATGATGAGGCTTCCtctcatgactacaagaagagaacatgccacaaatgcaagaagccaG GTGGCGCCATCGCCACTCCCCTCGCGGCCGACACGGGGGCTGGAGATGTCGGAGGAGAACAACATTAG